In one Thermaerobacter sp. PB12/4term genomic region, the following are encoded:
- the steA gene encoding putative cytokinetic ring protein SteA — protein sequence MRVTGPARVDRRTKRLVRRLRPGDIAVVAHRDMDEVAARSLVDAGVRAVLNAEETLTGRYPATGAAVLLAAGIPVLDGLGEALLNSIRDGDLLRVEEATVWCGDRYLGRGTPLTRRYVEERMARARANLDLELARFLENTLERARRERDLVLGRWELPPLRTRLEGRQVLLVARGPAYREDLAAIRPYIEEVRPVLIGIDGGADALLAEGYRPDLIIGDMDSVSDRALRCGAELVVHAYPDGRAPGAERLRSLGLAAVRFAAPGTSEDAAMLLAYQAGADLMVAVGTHTNLVDFLDKGREGMASTLLVRLKVGTHLVDAKGVSRIYRSRLTGRHLAHLVVAALVPVAAMVAVSPWLRTWLELVWLQARVALGW from the coding sequence ATGCGGGTGACCGGTCCGGCGCGGGTCGACCGGCGGACCAAGCGGCTGGTGCGGCGCCTCCGCCCGGGCGACATCGCCGTAGTGGCCCACCGGGACATGGACGAGGTGGCCGCCCGCTCGCTGGTGGACGCCGGCGTCCGCGCCGTCCTCAACGCCGAAGAAACCCTGACGGGCCGGTACCCCGCCACCGGGGCCGCCGTCCTGCTGGCGGCCGGCATTCCGGTCCTGGACGGCCTGGGGGAGGCCCTTTTGAACAGCATCCGCGACGGCGACCTCCTGCGGGTGGAGGAGGCCACCGTCTGGTGCGGCGACCGGTACCTGGGCCGCGGCACACCTCTGACCCGCCGGTACGTGGAGGAACGCATGGCCCGGGCCCGGGCCAACCTGGACCTGGAGCTGGCGCGGTTCCTGGAAAACACCCTGGAGCGGGCGCGCCGCGAGCGGGACCTGGTGCTGGGGCGCTGGGAACTGCCGCCGCTGCGCACCCGGCTGGAGGGGCGGCAGGTGCTGCTGGTGGCGCGGGGGCCCGCCTACCGTGAAGACCTGGCCGCCATTCGGCCTTACATCGAAGAGGTGCGGCCGGTGCTGATCGGCATCGACGGCGGCGCCGACGCCCTGCTGGCGGAGGGCTACCGCCCGGACCTGATCATCGGCGACATGGACAGCGTCTCCGACCGGGCCCTGCGCTGCGGGGCGGAGCTGGTGGTCCACGCGTACCCCGACGGGCGGGCCCCGGGGGCGGAGCGGCTTCGTTCCCTGGGGCTGGCCGCCGTGCGCTTCGCCGCGCCCGGAACCAGCGAGGACGCGGCCATGCTGCTGGCCTACCAGGCGGGGGCCGACCTGATGGTGGCGGTCGGCACCCACACCAACCTGGTGGACTTCCTGGACAAGGGGCGGGAGGGGATGGCCAGCACCCTGCTGGTACGGCTGAAGGTGGGGACCCACCTGGTGGATGCCAAGGGCGTCAGCCGGATCTACCGCTCGCGGCTGACGGGCCGGCACCTGGCCCACCTGGTGGTGGCGGCCCTGGTTCCCGTCGCGGCCATGGTGGCCGTATCCCCCTGGCTGCGCACCTGGCTGGAACTGGTCTGGCTGCAGGCACGGGTTGCCCTGGGGTGGTGA
- a CDS encoding glycosyltransferase yields the protein MSAACPEPAVEAVVPAYNEEATVGETVRALARCPAVGTVWVVDDGSTDSTAARAAAAGARVLRLGRRRGKAHALLAGAARTRAPWLLFADADLGPSAAHLAVLVERALAGQADMLIAAPPRRPGRHGLGAAVGLARWGLARLGGRVLEAPLSGQRILRRTLLELVQPLPRGWGIEVALTLAALRAGLSVVEVPVPIAHRVTSMDLAGFLHRGHQLVHIAWTLAACAWRHTAARRRGGVAVP from the coding sequence GTGAGTGCGGCCTGCCCGGAGCCGGCGGTGGAAGCGGTGGTGCCCGCCTATAACGAAGAAGCCACGGTGGGGGAGACGGTACGGGCCCTGGCCCGCTGTCCTGCCGTGGGTACCGTCTGGGTGGTGGATGACGGCTCCACCGACTCCACGGCCGCCCGGGCCGCGGCGGCGGGCGCCCGGGTCCTCCGGCTCGGGCGCCGCCGGGGCAAGGCCCATGCCTTGCTGGCCGGAGCCGCCCGAACCCGGGCGCCGTGGCTGCTGTTCGCCGACGCCGACCTGGGTCCCTCGGCCGCTCACCTGGCCGTGCTGGTGGAACGGGCCCTGGCGGGCCAGGCCGACATGCTCATCGCCGCCCCGCCGCGGCGGCCGGGACGCCACGGCCTGGGGGCTGCCGTAGGCCTGGCCCGCTGGGGGCTGGCCCGCCTGGGCGGCCGGGTGCTGGAGGCGCCCCTGTCGGGCCAGCGCATCCTGCGCCGTACCCTCCTCGAGCTGGTCCAGCCCCTCCCTCGGGGCTGGGGCATCGAGGTGGCCCTCACCCTGGCGGCGCTGCGGGCCGGCCTCTCGGTGGTCGAGGTGCCCGTCCCCATCGCCCACCGGGTCACCAGCATGGACCTGGCCGGCTTCCTGCACCGCGGCCACCAGCTGGTGCACATCGCCTGGACCCTGGCGGCTTGCGCCTGGCGGCACACGGCAGCCCGGCGCCGGGGAGGGGTGGCGGTCCCGTGA
- the argR gene encoding arginine repressor: MKSRRQRLILEIIQTMPIETQEELVRELERRGFPATQATVSRDIKELGLVKSPTGDGRYCYALPEAAPGGRERLRRLFRESLLDIDVSENLVVVKTLRGTAAAAGEAIDQLGWTEIVGTVAGDNTVLVVVRSRELAPAVAERFRELAR, from the coding sequence GTGAAGTCCAGGCGCCAGCGCCTGATCCTGGAGATCATCCAGACCATGCCCATCGAAACCCAGGAGGAACTGGTCCGGGAACTGGAACGGCGGGGATTCCCGGCCACCCAGGCCACCGTCTCCCGCGACATCAAGGAGCTGGGGCTGGTCAAGTCGCCCACGGGCGACGGCCGCTACTGTTACGCCCTGCCGGAGGCGGCGCCCGGCGGGCGGGAGCGCCTGCGGCGGCTCTTCCGCGAGTCGCTGCTGGACATCGACGTCAGCGAGAACCTAGTGGTGGTGAAGACCCTTCGCGGCACCGCCGCCGCGGCGGGCGAGGCCATTGACCAGCTGGGCTGGACCGAGATCGTGGGCACGGTGGCCGGAGACAACACGGTGCTGGTGGTGGTCCGCTCGCGGGAACTGGCGCCGGCGGTGGCCGAGCGGTTCCGGGAGCTGGCCCGGTAG
- the spo0A gene encoding sporulation transcription factor Spo0A: MVQAATAMAQPTPALSAEPIRVLIADDNREFCELLATYLEQQPDMELVGIAHDGQDVVERIQSSAPDVVLLDVIMPHLDGIGVLETLAAMELPRRPQVVMLTAFGQEAVSRRVAELGASYFVLKPFDLDVLADRIRQVAGAGRQPARRAPAPARDRNLEVEVTNLLHQIGIPAHIKGYLYLREAILRVVHRVELLGAVTKEFYPSIAVKYDTTPSRVERAIRHAIEVAWNRGNMDVVNRLFGHTVHADRGKPTNSEFIAMVADRLRMNMK; this comes from the coding sequence ATGGTGCAGGCCGCAACCGCTATGGCACAGCCGACGCCCGCCCTGTCGGCGGAGCCGATTCGCGTCCTGATCGCCGATGACAACCGGGAATTTTGTGAGCTCCTGGCCACCTACCTGGAACAGCAGCCGGACATGGAACTGGTGGGCATTGCTCATGATGGCCAGGACGTGGTGGAGCGGATCCAGTCCTCCGCACCCGATGTGGTCCTGCTGGACGTCATCATGCCCCACCTGGACGGCATCGGGGTTCTGGAGACCCTGGCGGCCATGGAGCTGCCACGCCGTCCCCAGGTCGTGATGCTGACGGCCTTCGGGCAGGAGGCCGTCAGCAGGCGGGTGGCGGAGCTGGGTGCCAGCTATTTTGTTTTGAAGCCCTTCGACCTGGACGTCCTGGCGGACCGCATTCGCCAGGTCGCGGGAGCCGGGCGGCAGCCGGCACGCCGGGCCCCTGCGCCGGCGCGGGACCGCAACCTGGAAGTTGAAGTGACGAACCTGCTCCACCAGATCGGGATCCCGGCCCACATCAAGGGGTATCTTTACCTCCGGGAGGCCATCCTCCGCGTGGTCCACCGGGTCGAGCTGCTTGGTGCCGTGACCAAGGAGTTCTATCCCTCCATTGCCGTCAAGTACGACACCACGCCCAGCCGGGTCGAGCGGGCGATCCGGCACGCCATCGAGGTAGCCTGGAACCGCGGCAACATGGACGTGGTGAACCGGCTCTTCGGCCATACGGTGCACGCCGACCGGGGCAAGCCGACCAATTCGGAGTTCATCGCCATGGTGGCGGATCGCCTGCGGATGAACATGAAGTAG
- a CDS encoding copper transporter — MGRPGPLGLRYHLLTLMAVFLALGVGIFIGAGMLDDRTLLERQQALIRSLEEDFAALRRDTALLRSENRRLSSELARYGQAEQALASLAVEGRLTGRRIALVVLGEAEAPLAQEAAQLLQAAAARPGARLVVDPGLAQLAGSWPEVAAAALGTPGAGRQRLVQGVAGALAEALVQGPKAEPPAGVAGLAAVGGLTWQPAPGDGPARPDGVVIVHAAGHEPEAILGPLLEALQGEGLTVAGLAAPGGQRAAVYAGAGVPLVEAGSAAARVTLILTLAGQQDRLEGLGVGP, encoded by the coding sequence GTGGGACGACCGGGTCCCCTGGGACTGCGGTATCACCTGCTCACGTTGATGGCCGTGTTCCTCGCCCTGGGGGTGGGAATCTTCATCGGCGCGGGGATGCTGGACGACCGGACCCTGCTGGAGCGCCAGCAGGCCCTCATCCGTTCCCTGGAAGAGGACTTCGCCGCCCTGCGCCGGGACACCGCCCTCCTGCGCAGCGAGAACCGGCGCCTGAGCAGCGAGCTGGCCCGCTACGGCCAGGCCGAGCAGGCCCTGGCCTCCCTGGCGGTGGAGGGCCGGCTCACGGGCCGGAGGATCGCCCTGGTGGTGCTGGGCGAGGCCGAGGCGCCCCTCGCCCAGGAGGCGGCCCAACTGCTTCAAGCTGCGGCGGCCCGCCCGGGTGCCCGGCTGGTGGTCGACCCCGGCCTGGCGCAGCTGGCCGGCAGCTGGCCCGAGGTGGCGGCGGCTGCCCTGGGTACCCCGGGGGCCGGCCGGCAGCGCCTGGTCCAGGGCGTGGCCGGCGCCCTCGCGGAAGCGCTGGTCCAGGGTCCGAAGGCCGAGCCACCCGCAGGGGTGGCCGGGCTGGCGGCCGTGGGCGGCCTGACCTGGCAACCGGCCCCCGGCGACGGGCCGGCCCGGCCGGACGGGGTGGTCATCGTGCACGCGGCGGGTCACGAACCGGAAGCCATCCTGGGGCCCTTGCTGGAAGCCCTGCAAGGGGAAGGGCTCACCGTGGCCGGCCTGGCGGCTCCCGGCGGCCAGCGGGCCGCCGTCTACGCGGGTGCCGGGGTCCCGCTGGTGGAAGCCGGCTCGGCCGCAGCCCGGGTCACCCTGATCCTCACCCTGGCCGGCCAGCAGGACCGGCTGGAAGGTCTGGGGGTGGGCCCGTGA
- the spoIVB gene encoding SpoIVB peptidase, which produces MHPARVRRAGVWGAAAAAFLLVLLARWQVAIPGHVRLTPDSVQKLGPGLPIPISVRAEPPGVLDVGGGTGGTTRLPLSLAAQRPGVARLEMNLFGWMPLRPVTVEVVPRVEVVPGGQAVGVMVQARGVLVVDYAPVPLDGGGTAEPARQAGLKPGDLITRINGEPVDSDAEAVRLIDRAGRQGEPVEVEVRRGDQVLTRRIEPVYNRDQQRFAIGIWVRDRVAGVGTLTFYHPGTGRYAALGHVVADPETQVPLPVGDGQILPARITAIEPSRRGDPGEKIGVVPPGATALGTIDRNTPVGIAGRLLAEPRPGPVRHPVPVATVGEVHPGPAQILTVLDGEEPRAFQVEIQRVTGAGDGRDLVIRVTDPELLARTGGIVQGMSGSPILQDGRLVGAVTHVFVNDATRGYGVLAERMLEAANLTGPAAAPTAQGGLPVPDDARAVSPGARSGPAAGAAPTATAVEEPARNGLVITPGPGSLKGSRLPGFSPHPASGPEPPAWRENGPWPHKLPGPGEGFP; this is translated from the coding sequence TTGCACCCAGCGCGAGTCCGGAGGGCCGGGGTGTGGGGCGCGGCGGCGGCCGCGTTCCTCCTGGTACTGCTGGCCCGCTGGCAGGTGGCGATTCCCGGTCACGTCCGGCTCACGCCCGATTCGGTGCAGAAGCTCGGGCCTGGCCTCCCCATCCCCATATCGGTGCGGGCCGAACCGCCGGGTGTGCTGGACGTGGGAGGGGGAACCGGCGGAACCACCCGCCTTCCCCTGTCGCTGGCGGCCCAGCGGCCCGGTGTGGCCCGCCTGGAGATGAACCTCTTCGGGTGGATGCCCCTGCGGCCCGTCACCGTGGAGGTGGTGCCCCGGGTCGAGGTGGTTCCGGGGGGCCAGGCGGTGGGCGTGATGGTGCAGGCCCGTGGCGTGCTGGTGGTGGACTACGCGCCGGTGCCCCTGGACGGTGGCGGCACGGCGGAGCCGGCGCGGCAGGCCGGGCTGAAACCGGGGGATCTGATCACCCGCATCAACGGGGAACCGGTGGACAGTGATGCCGAAGCCGTCCGGCTGATCGACCGGGCGGGCCGGCAGGGCGAACCGGTGGAGGTTGAGGTGCGGCGCGGGGACCAGGTGCTTACGCGCCGCATCGAGCCGGTTTACAACCGGGACCAGCAACGCTTTGCCATCGGCATCTGGGTACGCGACCGGGTGGCCGGGGTGGGGACCCTGACTTTTTACCACCCGGGCACCGGTCGTTACGCCGCCCTGGGTCACGTGGTGGCGGACCCGGAAACCCAGGTTCCCCTGCCCGTGGGTGACGGTCAGATCCTGCCCGCCCGGATCACGGCCATCGAGCCGTCACGGCGGGGCGATCCAGGGGAGAAGATCGGCGTGGTGCCGCCCGGGGCCACGGCCCTGGGAACCATCGACCGCAACACGCCCGTCGGCATCGCCGGCCGGCTGCTGGCCGAACCGCGCCCGGGACCCGTCCGCCACCCGGTCCCGGTGGCCACGGTCGGCGAGGTCCATCCCGGGCCCGCCCAGATCTTGACCGTTCTGGACGGGGAGGAGCCGCGGGCTTTTCAGGTGGAGATCCAGCGGGTCACCGGCGCCGGGGATGGCCGCGACCTGGTGATCCGGGTTACCGATCCGGAGCTGCTGGCCCGGACGGGGGGCATCGTCCAGGGCATGAGCGGCAGCCCCATTCTCCAGGACGGCCGCCTGGTGGGGGCGGTGACCCATGTCTTCGTCAACGATGCCACCCGCGGCTATGGCGTGCTGGCGGAGCGAATGCTGGAGGCGGCCAACCTGACAGGGCCCGCCGCAGCCCCCACCGCCCAGGGCGGCCTGCCTGTACCGGACGACGCGCGGGCGGTATCCCCGGGGGCGCGATCGGGACCGGCGGCTGGCGCGGCGCCCACGGCCACTGCGGTGGAGGAACCGGCACGGAACGGCCTGGTGATCACGCCGGGGCCGGGGTCCCTCAAGGGGTCCCGGCTTCCCGGCTTTTCACCCCATCCGGCGTCCGGGCCGGAGCCGCCGGCTTGGCGGGAAAACGGGCCCTGGCCCCACAAACTCCCGGGACCTGGCGAAGGTTTTCCATAA
- a CDS encoding amino acid dehydrogenase: protein MSVFEAMAAGGHRQLVFCYDPAAGLRAIMAVHDTTLGPGLGGCRMWPYAGEEEAMEDALRLSQGMTAKSALAGVNYGGAKVVIWGDPGRDKSEALFRALGRFVQTLGGLVITGTDAGTNPEDFVAARWETPYLVGLPPAYGGSGDSSETTAYGVFVGIQACLEEVYGDGDLRGRRVAVQGCGKVGGKLVRRLAEAGAEVTVTDVDGDRARAVARRHGARVVEPGAIYDVPCDVFAPCALGGVINDQTIPRLRCRVVAGAANNQLAEPRHAAALQDRQILYAPDYVINAGGLIQVADELEGHDRDRVMRKTAAIGPMLRAIFRIARERSITTLEAAEWMVRRRLAGAAALRTFYRPGDGPEPGGPPPAGGQAPR, encoded by the coding sequence GTGTCCGTCTTCGAGGCCATGGCAGCCGGCGGCCACCGGCAACTGGTCTTCTGTTACGACCCGGCGGCTGGGCTGCGGGCGATCATGGCCGTCCACGATACCACGCTGGGCCCCGGCCTCGGCGGCTGCCGCATGTGGCCCTATGCCGGCGAGGAGGAGGCGATGGAGGACGCCCTGCGCCTGAGCCAGGGGATGACCGCCAAATCCGCCCTGGCCGGGGTGAACTACGGCGGTGCCAAGGTGGTGATCTGGGGCGACCCGGGACGGGACAAGAGCGAGGCCCTGTTCCGGGCGCTGGGCCGGTTCGTCCAGACCCTGGGCGGGCTGGTGATCACCGGCACCGACGCCGGCACGAACCCCGAGGATTTCGTCGCCGCCCGCTGGGAAACCCCGTACTTGGTCGGCCTGCCGCCTGCCTACGGAGGAAGCGGGGACAGCTCGGAGACCACCGCCTACGGGGTGTTCGTGGGCATCCAGGCCTGCCTGGAAGAGGTGTACGGTGACGGCGACCTGCGGGGGCGCCGCGTCGCGGTCCAGGGCTGCGGCAAGGTCGGCGGCAAGCTGGTGCGCCGGCTGGCGGAGGCGGGGGCGGAGGTCACCGTCACCGACGTCGATGGGGACCGGGCCCGGGCGGTGGCCCGCCGGCATGGTGCCCGGGTGGTGGAACCCGGCGCCATCTACGACGTGCCTTGCGACGTCTTCGCGCCGTGCGCCCTGGGCGGGGTGATCAACGACCAGACCATCCCCCGCCTCCGCTGCCGGGTGGTGGCGGGTGCGGCCAACAACCAGCTGGCCGAGCCGCGCCATGCGGCGGCCCTGCAGGACCGGCAGATCCTCTACGCGCCGGATTACGTGATCAACGCGGGCGGCCTGATCCAGGTGGCCGACGAGCTGGAGGGGCACGACCGGGACCGGGTCATGCGCAAGACCGCAGCCATCGGCCCCATGCTGCGGGCGATCTTCCGGATCGCCCGGGAACGTTCCATCACCACCCTGGAGGCCGCGGAATGGATGGTCCGGCGGCGGCTGGCGGGGGCCGCTGCCCTGCGCACGTTCTACCGGCCGGGGGACGGCCCGGAGCCCGGCGGCCCGCCCCCGGCGGGCGGGCAGGCGCCCCGCTGA
- the recN gene encoding DNA repair protein RecN: MLAELVIENIALIDTAHVEFGPGLNLLTGETGAGKSILIDALGLALGDRASPDRVREGAESGRVDAVFHIGQAPGPRLAAVLEEAGLQPDEDGRLILTREVSRAGRSTARINGRPVTTALLRQVGALLVEVHGQGDNQALLDPDQQLEWLDALAGAGVAALRAQLADRVARLRELAARLRHLAANPRERERELDLLRFQRDEIDAAQLVPGEEDELVSRRRLLAGAERLARHLGEAYEALYAAGSSAADRLGEAARALEEASAIDPALAGLAQRVRGLEYEVEEAARDVRSRAGAVEHDPAALAQVEERLARLQDLKRKYGDSIEDILAYRRQVAERIAELEGAAERVAMLEAERQRILAEAAGLARQLHQARREAAGRLSRELRPILAALGMPGAGLSVAFQTVPDPAGVPWEGGTVRLTERGVDRVEFLLAPNPGEPPRPLARAASGGERSRVMLALRSLHVTAGEVPTVIFDEVDTGVGGETAWAVGQRLAALARARQVLCVTHLAPITALADRHLAVRKETRGRRTRTTIRMLAGEERLQELARMLGTGSGQEGTGAARLLLERARKLRQAG, translated from the coding sequence GTGCTGGCGGAGCTGGTGATCGAGAACATCGCGTTGATCGATACCGCCCACGTGGAATTCGGTCCCGGCCTCAACCTGTTGACCGGCGAGACGGGGGCGGGCAAGTCCATCCTGATCGACGCCCTGGGCCTCGCCCTGGGCGACCGGGCCAGCCCCGACCGGGTCCGGGAGGGTGCGGAATCCGGCCGGGTGGACGCCGTCTTTCACATCGGGCAGGCCCCCGGTCCCAGGCTGGCGGCGGTCCTGGAGGAAGCAGGGCTGCAGCCCGACGAGGACGGCCGGCTGATCCTGACGCGGGAGGTCAGCCGGGCCGGGCGCAGCACGGCGCGCATCAACGGCCGGCCGGTCACCACGGCCCTGCTGCGCCAGGTGGGAGCGCTGCTGGTGGAGGTTCACGGCCAGGGCGACAACCAGGCCCTGCTGGATCCCGACCAGCAGCTGGAGTGGCTGGATGCCCTGGCGGGCGCCGGCGTGGCGGCCCTGCGCGCGCAGCTGGCCGACAGGGTCGCGCGGCTGCGGGAACTGGCCGCCCGCCTGCGGCACCTGGCCGCCAACCCGCGGGAGCGGGAGCGCGAGCTCGACCTGCTGCGCTTTCAGCGCGACGAGATCGATGCCGCCCAGCTGGTGCCCGGCGAGGAGGACGAGCTGGTCTCCCGGCGGCGGCTGCTGGCTGGGGCGGAGCGGCTGGCCCGCCACCTGGGCGAGGCCTACGAGGCCCTGTACGCCGCCGGCTCCTCCGCCGCCGACCGGCTGGGCGAAGCGGCCCGGGCCCTGGAGGAAGCAAGCGCCATTGACCCCGCTCTGGCGGGCCTGGCCCAGCGGGTGCGGGGTCTGGAGTACGAGGTGGAAGAGGCGGCACGGGACGTCCGGTCAAGGGCGGGTGCCGTCGAGCATGATCCCGCTGCTCTCGCCCAGGTGGAGGAGCGCCTGGCCCGCCTGCAGGACCTCAAGCGCAAGTACGGCGATTCCATCGAGGATATCCTGGCCTACCGGCGCCAGGTGGCGGAGCGGATCGCCGAGCTGGAGGGCGCGGCCGAGCGGGTGGCCATGCTGGAAGCGGAACGGCAGCGGATCCTGGCCGAGGCTGCCGGCCTGGCGCGCCAGCTCCACCAGGCGCGCCGGGAGGCAGCCGGCCGGCTGAGCCGCGAGCTGCGGCCCATCCTGGCCGCCCTGGGCATGCCGGGAGCCGGCTTGTCGGTCGCCTTCCAGACGGTCCCCGACCCGGCTGGCGTCCCCTGGGAGGGCGGCACGGTGCGCCTGACCGAAAGGGGCGTCGACCGGGTGGAGTTCCTGCTGGCCCCCAACCCGGGCGAGCCGCCCAGGCCCCTGGCGCGCGCCGCTTCCGGCGGCGAGCGGTCGCGGGTGATGCTGGCCTTGCGCAGCCTGCACGTGACGGCCGGAGAGGTGCCTACGGTGATCTTCGACGAGGTCGACACCGGCGTGGGCGGCGAGACGGCGTGGGCCGTGGGCCAGCGCCTGGCGGCCCTGGCGCGGGCTCGCCAGGTCCTTTGCGTCACCCACCTGGCACCCATAACCGCCCTTGCCGACCGGCACTTGGCGGTCCGCAAGGAAACCCGCGGCAGGCGGACCCGCACCACGATCCGTATGTTGGCGGGGGAAGAGCGGCTGCAAGAGCTGGCCCGCATGCTGGGCACGGGTTCGGGCCAGGAGGGAACCGGGGCGGCGCGCCTGCTGCTGGAGCGCGCCCGGAAGCTTCGCCAGGCCGGATGA
- a CDS encoding NAD(+)/NADH kinase, protein MTMEYTGSHGPLRWVGLFATKPAGQEMAARLAPWLDRRGVAVVHLPAAGVERQRETRGLPGEAGVVVSLGGDGTLLRAARVVPAAVPLLGVNLGRVGFLAEVSPAEVWDMLPAVLEGRFVLDERRLLEGTTGGQDLWAVNDLVVRSGATARLLRLRLTVDGQLAAEMAGDGVVLATATGSTAYGLAAGGPAVPPDLECLVVVPLNSFSLGVRPFLVAPQRTVTVELVEGDALVTADGQESRPLAAGQQLVARLGRRTLRLVRRSPWPFYEVLRAKLFTTPEGGGRR, encoded by the coding sequence ATGACGATGGAATATACTGGATCTCACGGGCCACTGCGCTGGGTGGGACTGTTCGCGACGAAACCGGCCGGTCAGGAAATGGCAGCTCGGCTCGCCCCCTGGCTTGACCGTCGCGGCGTGGCGGTGGTGCACCTGCCGGCGGCGGGGGTGGAGCGGCAGCGGGAAACCCGGGGGTTGCCGGGAGAGGCGGGCGTGGTCGTCTCTTTGGGAGGCGACGGAACCTTGTTGCGGGCAGCGCGGGTGGTGCCGGCGGCGGTGCCGCTGCTCGGCGTCAACCTGGGCCGGGTGGGCTTTCTGGCCGAGGTGTCGCCCGCCGAGGTCTGGGACATGCTGCCCGCGGTGCTGGAGGGCCGGTTCGTCCTGGACGAGCGCCGCCTCCTGGAGGGAACGACCGGCGGCCAGGACCTCTGGGCGGTGAACGACCTGGTGGTGCGCAGCGGGGCCACCGCGCGCCTTCTGCGCCTTCGCCTGACCGTGGACGGCCAGCTGGCGGCGGAGATGGCCGGTGACGGCGTGGTGCTGGCGACCGCCACCGGGTCGACGGCCTACGGGCTGGCGGCGGGCGGTCCGGCGGTGCCGCCGGACCTGGAATGCCTGGTGGTGGTGCCCCTCAATTCCTTCAGCCTGGGGGTGCGGCCGTTTCTGGTGGCCCCCCAACGGACGGTGACGGTGGAACTGGTGGAAGGCGATGCGCTGGTGACGGCCGACGGCCAGGAGAGCCGCCCGCTGGCCGCCGGGCAGCAGCTCGTGGCCCGGTTGGGCCGCCGCACCCTGCGATTGGTACGGCGGAGCCCGTGGCCTTTCTATGAGGTCCTGCGGGCCAAGCTCTTTACCACGCCCGAAGGAGGGGGGCGCCGGTGA
- a CDS encoding Glu/Leu/Phe/Val dehydrogenase dimerization domain-containing protein, whose translation MVFDKLETMGHEQVVFCYDRATGLKAIIAIHDTTLGPALGGCRMWPYASEEEAIVDALRLARGMTYKNAAMGLNFGGGKSVIIGDPRRDKSEMLFRAFGQFVDSLGGRYITAEDVGTGTDDMAYVAMETRHVVGLPGRSGDPSPATAYGVFRGMKACLVEAFGDESFQGRVVAIQGMGHVGYHLARLLHEAGARLVVTDIDPQRAQQAARDFGAEVVEPDAIYGVECDVFAPCALGAILNDQTIPRLRCRIVAGSANNQLAEPRHGEELARRGILYAPDYVINGGGVIHVADEYTPGGYDRDRAYARVATIYDKVKAILTMAREQGITTAEAADRLAEQRIHAIARLRRLHMPGRGPR comes from the coding sequence TTGGTGTTCGACAAGCTGGAGACCATGGGCCACGAGCAGGTGGTGTTCTGTTACGACCGGGCCACGGGGCTCAAGGCGATCATCGCCATCCACGACACCACCCTGGGCCCCGCCCTGGGCGGGTGCCGCATGTGGCCCTACGCCAGCGAGGAGGAGGCCATCGTCGACGCCCTTCGCCTGGCCCGCGGCATGACCTACAAGAACGCGGCCATGGGGCTCAACTTCGGGGGCGGCAAGAGCGTCATCATAGGCGATCCCCGGCGGGACAAGTCGGAAATGCTGTTCCGCGCCTTCGGCCAGTTCGTCGATTCCCTGGGCGGCCGGTACATCACCGCGGAAGACGTGGGCACGGGCACCGACGACATGGCCTACGTGGCCATGGAGACGCGCCACGTGGTCGGCCTGCCCGGCCGCTCGGGCGACCCCTCGCCGGCCACCGCCTACGGGGTCTTCCGGGGCATGAAGGCCTGCCTGGTAGAAGCCTTCGGCGACGAATCCTTCCAGGGCCGGGTGGTGGCCATCCAGGGCATGGGCCACGTGGGCTACCACCTGGCACGGCTTCTCCATGAGGCCGGCGCCCGGCTGGTGGTCACGGACATCGACCCCCAGCGGGCCCAGCAGGCAGCCCGGGACTTCGGCGCCGAGGTGGTGGAACCCGACGCCATCTACGGCGTGGAGTGCGACGTCTTCGCACCCTGTGCCCTGGGGGCGATTCTCAACGACCAGACCATCCCGCGCTTGCGCTGCCGGATCGTGGCCGGTTCGGCCAACAACCAGCTGGCCGAACCCCGCCACGGGGAAGAACTGGCCCGGCGAGGCATCCTCTACGCGCCCGATTACGTGATCAACGGCGGCGGCGTGATCCACGTGGCCGACGAGTACACCCCCGGCGGCTACGACCGGGACCGGGCCTACGCCCGGGTGGCGACCATCTACGACAAGGTGAAGGCGATCCTCACCATGGCCCGGGAGCAGGGCATCACCACGGCGGAAGCCGCCGACCGGCTGGCGGAGCAGCGCATCCACGCCATCGCCCGGCTGCGCCGGCTGCACATGCCCGGCCGCGGGCCGCGCTGA